One genomic segment of Nitrososphaerales archaeon includes these proteins:
- a CDS encoding phenylalanine--tRNA ligase beta subunit-related protein: MERSNPQLEEFKEQVYKRVKEEYTLEGLKDIKIFRLYRDFFWKIGIDPTKIRPAAEALIRRILGGKGIPQINTVVDTYNLVSINTGIALAAFDMSKLKGDLRMRFARPNERFLGIGMDQPMVLKGCEVVVTDEDNLIAIYPYRDADFSKVTEETRDVLFMVCGVPGIDEEKLEGARRLVFDYINKFCRRVE, translated from the coding sequence GTGGAGAGATCGAACCCTCAACTCGAAGAGTTTAAGGAACAGGTGTATAAGAGAGTTAAGGAAGAATATACGTTAGAAGGGTTAAAGGATATCAAAATATTCAGACTTTATCGTGATTTCTTTTGGAAGATTGGTATAGATCCTACGAAGATACGCCCAGCTGCGGAAGCGTTGATCAGAAGGATCTTAGGAGGGAAAGGGATTCCTCAGATCAATACCGTCGTAGATACGTACAATTTAGTTTCTATCAACACCGGAATCGCACTGGCAGCCTTCGATATGAGTAAATTGAAAGGGGATTTAAGGATGAGGTTTGCACGCCCGAATGAAAGGTTCCTCGGCATAGGTATGGATCAACCTATGGTCTTGAAAGGCTGTGAAGTAGTAGTGACCGATGAAGATAATCTAATTGCCATATATCCTTATAGAGATGCGGATTTTTCAAAGGTTACCGAAGAGACTAGAGATGTCCTGTTTATGGTGTGTGGTGTTCCAGGTATAGATGAAGAGAAATTGGAGGGTGCGAGAAGGTTAGTATTCGATTATATAAATAAATTTTGTAGACGAGTAGAATGA